The segment agagagggagacacagaatccgaagcaggctccaggctctgagccgtcagcacaaagcccgacgcggggcttgaactcataaacccccgagatcatgacctgagccgaagtcggacgctcaaccgactgagccatgcaggcgcccctctCATGGTCTATTCTAACTGTATCTTGGTCTGCCCTTATCTGCAGGTCTGCCAGAAAGTTAGGGCAGGCAGGCAATGCCCTGGTTTTAGAAAAAAGTGGATAACTTCCAGGTTAACTCTTTTCCCTCTAAAGTTTCTTCCTGGTACAGTGAGGTGTAAAGTAGACTGAAATCTGCATTCTTTAAATTTGTGCCACCCTCCAGGGTATGGTTTGGGGCAAGAGGCTTAACCTCTGTGGACCTCGGTTTGGAGATAATAGTATCAGCTTCTCAAGGTTAAGAGGATGAGGGGAGATACACAGATGTACATATTTAAGTAGGCTGTACAAACCTGGGATATTCTTCTTCCTTGTTTCTGTCAGTATCTACAGTCTTTAGCTGTCAGGGATGAAACCAGGCATCTCAAACATCTGAAAAGAACCAGTTAGAAGTGCTCACTATTAGTTACCCATGGCTGTATTTCTTAGACTATCTTGGTTGGGCCTccaataacaaagagaaaaaggaaaatcaccAAATGTATTTCCCACATTACTGTTGAAAAAGCTAAGGTTCAGATATGCTAAGTGccacatgataaaaaaaaaaaaagcaattgactCAGGCCTAAAATTCAGGGTTTTCTGACTTCAGTTAAGTATTTTTCATTGATTCATGATATTCTGTGTGTGAGATGGTCTAATAATAGAATTCAAAATGTGCTATTTTCTCTATGCTTGAATTGCCTCCCTTGGATCTTGACCACAATACTTTGTATCTGATGTGACATGAAGCCTTTTCATATCTTCCCACCTATCTTTGATTTTGTGGTTTCAAGCATGCATATCTCCATATAGAGTCCAAGGGTTGAAAATAGCCATTCTTAGCAAACGAACTTACAAGTTCGCCTAGGCAAGAGAGTTCAAGTTCTCCTGTGTAATAAGGACAtgattttgctgattgcttctCTCAAAACTTTTTTTACCTTTGCATTCCTTAGACTATAAATGAAGGGGTTCAGAAGAGGCGTCACCATAGTGGTGAGAACAGCAGTCACTTTGTCAAAATCCAGCGAACGGCTCTGGCTGGGCCTCACATACATGAAGATGTTGCTCCCATAGGCAATGGAGACGACCGTGATGTGAGAAGCACAGGTGGAAAATGCCTTCTGACGTCCTTGGGCTGAGGGGATGCGCAAAATGGTAGAAATGATGTAGGTGTAAGACACAATGGTGAGTACCAGCGAGGTCAGGAGGACGAGGGAAGATAAGAGGAAGTTTATCATCTCAATGAAATGAGTGTCTATGCAGGCCACCTGTAGCAGAGGGGCAATGTCACAGAAAAAATGACTGATTTCTTTATGACAGTAGGGCAGTCTGGACACTACAATAGTTGGGCACAGCACTGAGAAGAAGGCTCCTACCCAGCATCCCAGAACCAGTAGGAGACAGACGTTGCTGTTCATGATGATGGTATAGCGCAGGGGGttacagatggccacatagcggtcaaAGGACATCACTGCTAGGAGGATAAACTCCACTGTccccaagaaaaagaagaagtatGTTTGAGTCATGCAGCCAGCAAAAGATATGGTCTTCCTGTCCTCTAGAAGACAAGCTAATAGCTTTGGGGTAACTGAGGTAGtgtataaaatgtccagaaatgACAAATTACTGAGGAAGAAGTACATTGGGGTTTGGAGGCGATTATCAGCCCATATTAGGGAAATGATGACAATATTTCCTGTAAGAGTTAACATGTAAATAAACAAGAGGACCACAAAGAGGGAGATCTGAAGCTTCCGGATAACAGGGAAGGCAGTCAGGGTGAATTCAGTCACTGTGGTCTGATTTTGCATATCCATGGCATGCAATACTTAGTGGGCAGcgcttctctgaaaaaaaattatggaaatgaaaatcagCTTAAATGAGTTTTCAACTCAGTATCAGTGATAAATGTAAAGTAGTAAAAGCTTTGAATGAAATGTCAGAGTGATTTCATCCTGCCACTCACTCTAATAAATATAGGACCTTGATAAGTTACATGACATCTTCTAACCTTGGTATTCtcacatttaacatttttggttGAATGACATTTTCTCCATGGTCTCATTAAGCTCTAGCCTTTATGATGGTCATCTCTTGGACCCCgtgctccttcccttctct is part of the Felis catus isolate Fca126 chromosome D1, F.catus_Fca126_mat1.0, whole genome shotgun sequence genome and harbors:
- the LOC101089040 gene encoding olfactory receptor 6M1-like isoform X1, with product MDMQNQTTVTEFTLTAFPVIRKLQISLFVVLLFIYMLTLTGNIVIISLIWADNRLQTPMYFFLSNLSFLDILYTTSVTPKLLACLLEDRKTISFAGCMTQTYFFFFLGTVEFILLAVMSFDRYVAICNPLRYTIIMNSNVCLLLVLGCWVGAFFSVLCPTIVVSRLPYCHKEISHFFCDIAPLLQVACIDTHFIEMINFLLSSLVLLTSLVLTIVSYTYIISTILRIPSAQGRQKAFSTCASHITVVSIAYGSNIFMYVRPSQSRSLDFDKVTAVLTTMVTPLLNPFIYSLRNAKVKKVLREAISKIMSLLHRRT
- the LOC101089040 gene encoding olfactory receptor 6M1-like isoform X2, coding for MDMQNQTTVTEFTLTAFPVIRKLQISLFVVLLFIYMLTLTGNIVIISLIWADNRLQTPMYFFLSNLSFLDILYTTSVTPKLLACLLEDRKTISFAGCMTQTYFFFFLGTVEFILLAVMSFDRYVAICNPLRYTIIMNSNVCLLLVLGCWVGAFFSVLCPTIVVSRLPYCHKEISHFFCDIAPLLQVACIDTHFIEMINFLLSSLVLLTSLVLTIVSYTYIISTILRIPSAQGRQKAFSTCASHITVVSIAYGSNIFMYVRPSQSRSLDFDKVTAVLTTMVTPLLNPFIYSLRNAKMFEMPGFIPDS